ATCTGTTTTTTACGGCTCATGATGCCGGGCAGCCAGCATTTGCCGTCAACGGGTTTTTCGCCGAAGGCTTTTTCAACAACTGATTCATCGTCAGAAGCAACGAGAAGTTCGGTGCCTTCTTTCATGATGTCGGTGAGCATCAGCAGTACGGTGTGATGACCTTTTTCTGCTTTCAGATCACGGATGTCTTTTTCAAGATCAGCTTTGATGCCGTCAACGATGGAGAGGTCAACCAGTTCAAGCTGGCCGCAGCCAATGCCGGAACCGCTCATGTTGAAGTCTTTGTAGTCGCGCAGAACCAGTTCACGAACCGGGGTGCCTTCAACAGCAGATTTTACCTTGAACATTTCAATGCCCAGGGATTCAAGATCGGATTCGCCACAGATTTCAGACAGTTTTGCACAAACTTCTTTGTCTTTGTCAGTGCAGGTGGCGGACTTGAAGATTACGGTGTCGGACAGGATGGCGCAGAGCATGGCACCGGCAACGCCCTTGGGGATTTCTACGTTGAAGTAATCGTACATGGACGCGATTACGGTACAGGTGCAGCCTACAGGCCAGATCCAGCATTCCAGGGGCTGTCCGGTGGTAACGTCACCGAGTTTGTGATGGTCGACAATGCCAAGGACATTGGCTTCGCCAAGATCATCAGGCAATTGGGTCAGATCAGATGTATCAACCAGGTAAA
This window of the uncultured Desulfobacter sp. genome carries:
- a CDS encoding manganese-dependent inorganic pyrophosphatase, translating into MSTLVFGHKNPDTDTVVAAIALADLKKSLGEDIAPSVQGELNPESKFVLDKFGLAAPEIITSYAGKDVYLVDTSDLTQLPDDLGEANVLGIVDHHKLGDVTTGQPLECWIWPVGCTCTVIASMYDYFNVEIPKGVAGAMLCAILSDTVIFKSATCTDKDKEVCAKLSEICGESDLESLGIEMFKVKSAVEGTPVRELVLRDYKDFNMSGSGIGCGQLELVDLSIVDGIKADLEKDIRDLKAEKGHHTVLLMLTDIMKEGTELLVASDDESVVEKAFGEKPVDGKCWLPGIMSRKKQIIPDLEKIFG